In Gossypium hirsutum isolate 1008001.06 chromosome A10, Gossypium_hirsutum_v2.1, whole genome shotgun sequence, the DNA window agctCAAATACTTAATTGAGTGtaagaaaaaaaagtagaaaaaaaagtaacttaattgttttttttaaggcTTCAAAACTTTTTACACTCTTAaacctttattttttatatcaatattatttttacctaaattttCAATCACATTGTATTATATCAtaatctaattaatttttaaaaacttatttatttttattaataatacatCATAATGAAGTTTGTTGAATTATCAAatctaaattctaaatattttagaattttcttctttttagaGTTTACACATAATCATTATATTTGTTCAAACGATAATTAATCATATTATTtcactttgttttttttatataaaatataccacattatcttaaaattttaaaattaaattcatctaatttcaattttaatcattTGTTCTCATATTCTACACTACTAACAGTAAATCAGAGGTTTAGGGAATGGTTTGAcctctaaattatatatattagtttttataCTCAAACTTACTTTTGACAGCTaaactcttcaattttttttctcatttttatatttaaatttgtttatattctaaatttgtatttaaagttacattccattaattgatttaatttaataacgTTAACTAAGTtaaatcatatttttcttttgatataatgttttatttgaccctaaaattacacaaaaaaattattttaatctttaaacttatatatttttatcaaatcgtcctaaaatagatgaaaaactTAACGTTTGTTAAATTTACTGACATAGCATACATATGAATTGTCACAAAGATGACATgtcagtatttaattaattttttaaaattttaaaaatattttatattttttagtgattttaattttaaaaatgctttttacaatttttttaattcttaaaactttaaaaagttaattaaatgtTTACGTATCATTTATGTGTATGtcatatcaataaaattaaaaaacgttaatttttctattcattttagagtgatttgataaaaatataaatttaaagaggaaaaatatgaaatattaaataaactaCAAATggctttttttatatataaagagTCGAGGGCCCTAACTCACGTATTTCTAAATACAaacattctttattatttttggataataattaataatattcttTTTTATGGATATTTATTACCTtatattaaaggaaaaaaaacacgtgggaaatcataatttaaaagccgaaaacaaataagaaaatgaaatttcCAATCGAGCATTCAGTTCTGTTTGAAACGTGTTGTATGTTCCTCCCAAGTCCCAAAGGCACTATAAATCTTCCGTTCAACGTCTACTTTTTCTATTTCAGTTCAGTCCCTCGCATTTACACTCAAAATTCTTCACTGTTTTTCCCCCTTTTGCTTCAAATTAAAACACCCTGGATTACTTATAATAGAGCGGAACAAAAATGAAAGCAGGTTTGGGTGTAGATGGCGAATATATTTACGAACAAGAGAAGCATCTCACTGTTCTTAAAACTTCTCTTTTCTTCGCCAACGATGGCTTCATTGTTTACGACTGTAAAGGCCAGTTACTCTTCCGAGTCGACTCCTACGGCCCTCTTCCTCGTGATAAAGGTCAACTTGTTCTTATGGATGCTCATGGAAAATGCCTACTCACCCTAAGAAAAAAGGTATgtttcttcactttctttttAATTCGAACGGTTTGACTCGGTTCATGTAGGGTTACTTAGTTGGCGTGTCCTTCTTGCAGAGGCCGAGTTTGCATCAGCGGTGGGAAGGGTTTGTAGGGGAAAGATCGGAAGGACAGAAACCGATATTCAGTGTGAAAAGATCATCAATAATCGGACGGTGTGGGATGATAGTTGAAATGTTGAACAATCCAGGAGAGGAGTACCAGATCGAAGGGAACTTTGGGCAACGAAGCTGCAAGATATTGAATGCAAGGAAGGAATCAATGGCTGAGGTCAAACGGAAAGTTGATGCTTCGAGGAAGGTGGTACTTGGGAAGGACGTGTTTTTGCTTTCCTTAAAACCAGGCTTTGATGGAGCCTTTGCTATGGGGTTGGTACTTGTTATTGATCAGATCTATGGTGATGATTATGTCCAAAATTATTATGAGGCTGAGACCTTCCCCTACCACACACcgctaatgttttaaaattttcttatattattattattattattattattattattattattattattattatatgttctccttttttttctttttttttttaaaggagtTGCGGGAAAATGCTTGTATATGATTTCAAAAAGATTGAGAACTATAATATAACGTCCCTTTTCAGATagctttctattttttaaattgcatttagattaaatttgtataaattaaaataaataaaaattttctttgaaGGGAGATGTAAATTTGAACTTTGaagattatattatttgagaGTAACAACTATAATCTTAGAACATAAATGGTAAAATagatataaagaataaaataaacaataatttaGCCCAAAAAAGTAAGAATAAAAGGAGAAATCTTAATGATATAAAgcccttgaatttttttaaaaaaaaaatcaattaactcCTTCCAacttttttcactcaattgagctcttcaacttaaaaaattaatcaaatagaCTCTTTGATTAACGTTGACCATTAAACATAATAACAATTAatggtatttatttttaaaaattaatgttcgtcaaatggtctatttgattaatttttttagttgaatGGTTCAATTGGGTGCGAAAAAAACTAAgaaacttaattgatttttttaaaaaaaaatctaactattaaaaacataataaaaattataatatattcaaaatggTTCTGAAAAtgtaattaacttaaatttagaataaaatttgaattaaaaattaaaacatacatCCCAAAAGAGAGtaaatatttgattttctttggTGCTATTCTCGTGGAATAAGAAtggaaattaaaatttcaaaatgagaaaataatttaaaattgaatgaataaaaatgttatatttaatcCAGTATCTGATTTGAATTAAAGTTTTTGTCGGCTATTACAATTTTCCCACCAATAGAACAACAACATATATCCAAAATATTGTTAGAAATGTGCACCCACAAATCTTGCCTATCATCTAATTCAACCATATTTAGATTTCTTTAATTAGTAtctctcaaattcatcatttatttAATTCCTGTCCTTGGATAATTAATTTCAACGTTACAATATTAATGTTTACTatcaattgtacatattttttttatttgtgtaacaataaatttaactttcaatgtTTATATATTCTTTATCAATGTTGcaggctaaatttattaaatcaggaacaaattgataaattgtataaattttaaaagctaaatttattattatactaataaaaatatgtacagttaagaaaaaaaaacattattaattatCTTTAGTTACTCATTTTCGAAatgaacattaaaattaaaatgaaaaaaaaatctttttataattaaattttcagcAGTCAAATTATTGGAGTATTGGAGTTGAGTTAGGAATTGAATTCTTATAATActttaaatagatttaaaattttaattaattaattattaataaaaatactaaattatgaaaagatattTTGGTAAATATAAAAGGAAATTGGAGGCCTGAGAAATAGAAAGTTTTATTGTTGAATCAACTTGGTCCGATAAGAACTTCCCTATACAAAGAATCCAAAGTTAGTAAATAATGTAGATAATCCTAAAGACTAGAGTAAAACAACAGCCCAAGCCGTGGAAACCAATAAATAAGACCATCTTAACCAACCCTGCCCCGCAATTTCCTGCAAACAAAACCAATGTTGACAAAATTAACTACACAAAATCAACAACAGTAATCATATTCAAATGGAATATTATGAGATAGGCAATGAAGAAAAGCAAAGCATACCTTAAAAGAGACAAGTATGGAGGGTGGTGCTGCAGAAGGCACCAGTCCAGTGAACCCTACATCATACGAAATGCTTCCATCAGGTTTGAACAATCCAAAGTTTCTCTCGGATGTTGGCCCAGGCTTTAAATTTTCATTGAACAATGCAAAAACATAAGCCTTGATCACCATCTTTGGCCTAAATGGGGTTCCCTTCTTCTTAGCCAACAGTTTACGCAGGTTCCGGTTGTAAGTCCTTGCGTTCTTCACGTTTGCACCAGCTTCATCAGGATCCCCACGCGAAGCCCATCCGGTTTCAGAAACAATGACTTGCATCTTGCTGAAACCAGCTTTGTCCAATGCTGCATAGGCTGCATCTACCTGAGCTTCAAACATGTTATCATAATGTAGCTTCGTTTTTGCATCGTAAATCCCACGATTATCTTTGAATAATGCGTAGTTAATGTCGATGTGTTGAGGGTCATTCTTGTAGGCTAGGAACGGATATGCGTTTATATAAAACGGAGAGCCTATCTGTGAGGAAAACTCCAATAGTGGCTTCATGAATGGAGCAACATCGGGTCTGAAGATGCAAGCTGATGGTGGGAAAGAATTGGCAAATACAGCTTCTGAATGTGGACTTGAAACCTCAACAGTATGCTGTAAACCCAATCTGTAAAGAGCACTATAAACATTCTTTGCTGCTGGTAATAAGACCTCCCAAAGTTCTATAGTTGTCCCTCCCAATATCTCATTGCCGACGGCTATTCCTCGGATTCGAGTATCGGGAAGGAATGACTGTACGTTTTCTTGTACCCAATTCATGGCACGGTCCTCACCTATacttatttcttttaaatattcatTGGGAAGTCCAATTATAATTTCTATACCGGACCCTTTAAAGGCCTGGAGAACTCCGTGATCTGCGTCGTAGATACGAATGTGGTTTATCTTTGCAGCTTTTAGAAGAGTCACCACGCTTTCTGGTTGTGGTAGGTTGTTTGCTATTCTGCCATAGTTTACTCCATAGGTCCATGTGACTGAATGTTTAGCTGAAACTGCATGATCACACACATCACCAATAATATATGTGCTTTAATTAGACATGGCCAATAATACATAGTCATTGAAAGGCAGAGTAATTCATCAACTCAGCATGCAGCCAAACTTATAATGGATTAAAGCAAAGCAGCCATATTGATGAAAAAAagggatttttttcttttttatttttttttatggtgTATTACATATGCAATAAGTATCAGCAAAAAGAAAAGACACAATAACGAAAGGTGCATACCAGGAGAGAATATGACAGAGAAGATTAGGAAGAGccagagaaagaaagaagaacccATTTGAAATGTAGGAAGATAAACGGAGGATGTGCATTCCATTTGTAGAAGAGGTGGGGTTGGTCCAGTCTTTGATGACTTAAAAACTATAGCAAAAAGAAAGGCAAGACTTGTTAATGCAGGCATGTCACAAAACCACCCAAGAAAATATTCTTAAACCTTATTTAAAGATGATGTACCAAAAAGGCTTTAGAAataaagaagaggaagaagattcTTAACCTTAACCCAAAGctcaataaaaaaaaaactaaaagattCTTACTTTCAAAGTATGCCTTTTCTGCAACTTTCTATTCTTGGGGGGTTGTCCATAAACAAATGACACTGTTACTCGTAAAAAGTACATGAGCCGCTCGTGTATGCAGGTGGATAGTTGAATAATTTTTATGTATACCTTTCTTGGGATATGAGGAGAAGTGAAACATTGGTTAATGATGGAAATAAGTTTGGCTTTTGCTTGTTGCTTTTGCATTATAGAAGAGGTGGCATGATTATTAAGCTACTTAATCAAGCTTGGTGAGGACCCAGTTTTGTAGGTTAACGAAAAGCCTACAGTGCATATTCCATTGATCATTACAACGATTATATTCATATGGGAAAACCCTtcgaataaagaaaaatatagttCTTATTTAACAGTCTTAAAAATCGTTGGCAAAACACCTTCGATTATTGCTTTGAAAACTACGCAGCATGTGCATACCCAGCAAAGATGGAAGATGCTCATGAAGGAGAGCTATCAATGTTGCCTTTGAACTCCAAATAATTATGTAAACAGATCATGAGAGCGACCAATGTCATGCAAATGAAACACCTACCTACATGCTTTATCCAGGGGTTAAAAAGCTGCACGTTAAGCAAGGGCACGACGGTTCCATGCACCAGGAACCATGCAATGGTTCCAAATATTTATAACAGAGAAAAAACACCAGCATATTGTGTCAACAACATATCAAGCATACACAGTGCAGTTAACCAATGACATAACATGTAATGTTCGATCTGAGACTTGAGCCATTAACCATAAATCACGAGTTTCATGTGCCTACAATCTAAGTTCTACACAATGTAACAAAAGCTGCAACGTTCAAACCTACTTCTTACAGGGATACAGGTTGATTGCTATCCCACTAACAAACAAATCTAGCAGAAACATCATTAATGTTACAGTCATCCATGGAATCATCATAGAGGTTACAGGCAAATACAATAAACTAGAATACCACAGGGTGGCTAGGATACTGGTTGTCATATTAGTTGCTTGCAGGCGCAGATCCTGTAGGTTGTGGGGTATCAGCTTGCCCACCTTCTTTAACCTTACCATTTTCAATCACCTCCGCATCTACTGCCTTGCCTTTGTCCTCGACCTCAACACTACACTTGCCAGCCACCTCCTGTAAACCTTGTGTCTCTTTGGCTTCTCCCTCAGATACAGGGACTGCTCCATTTGGATTCTCTTTCTC includes these proteins:
- the LOC107897273 gene encoding glucan endo-1,3-beta-glucosidase 14, whose amino-acid sequence is MPALTSLAFLFAIVFKSSKTGPTPPLLQMECTSSVYLPTFQMGSSFFLWLFLIFSVIFSPVSAKHSVTWTYGVNYGRIANNLPQPESVVTLLKAAKINHIRIYDADHGVLQAFKGSGIEIIIGLPNEYLKEISIGEDRAMNWVQENVQSFLPDTRIRGIAVGNEILGGTTIELWEVLLPAAKNVYSALYRLGLQHTVEVSSPHSEAVFANSFPPSACIFRPDVAPFMKPLLEFSSQIGSPFYINAYPFLAYKNDPQHIDINYALFKDNRGIYDAKTKLHYDNMFEAQVDAAYAALDKAGFSKMQVIVSETGWASRGDPDEAGANVKNARTYNRNLRKLLAKKKGTPFRPKMVIKAYVFALFNENLKPGPTSERNFGLFKPDGSISYDVGFTGLVPSAAPPSILVSFKEIAGQGWLRWSYLLVSTAWAVVLL
- the LOC107896091 gene encoding protein LURP-one-related 12 — protein: MKAGLGVDGEYIYEQEKHLTVLKTSLFFANDGFIVYDCKGQLLFRVDSYGPLPRDKGQLVLMDAHGKCLLTLRKKRPSLHQRWEGFVGERSEGQKPIFSVKRSSIIGRCGMIVEMLNNPGEEYQIEGNFGQRSCKILNARKESMAEVKRKVDASRKVVLGKDVFLLSLKPGFDGAFAMGLVLVIDQIYGDDYVQNYYEAETFPYHTPLMF